The window CTCTGCCATCAGCGCGACAACGGCAGAGCTGTCGACTCCGCCGGACAGGAACGCACCCAGCGGCACGTCAGCAACCATGCGCGAACGGACGCCTTCGCGCAGGTGATGGGTCAGTTCGGCCTGAAGATCGGCCGCCGACCCTTTTGCCCGGCGGGAAAAGTCGACATCCCACCACCGCATCGGCCGGGGCACGGGCCGCCCCCGTTCGAGAAGCAGGAACTGACCGGCCGGCAGCTTGCGCACGCCCGACAGGATCGAGGCGTCATCGGGCACATAGCCAAGGCCCATGAAATCCTCGATCGCGCGGGCATCGACCTGACGCCGGAACAGAGGATGCGCCATCAACCCCTTGAGTTCAGACGCAAAGGCGACCGCGCCATCGGCCAGTTCGGTGTAGAAAAGCGGCTTTACCCCCATCCGGTCGCGGGCGAGGAACAGGCAGCGCCGGTCGGCGTCATACAGGGCAAAGGCGAACATGCCGTTCAGCCTGCGCAGCACCTCCGGCCCCCAGACGCGCCAGCCGTGCAGCAGCACCTCGGTATCGCTGTTCGATCGGAAGCGGGCGCCCAGTTCCTCCAGCTCGCGGCGGACGTCCTGAAAATTGTAGATCTCGCCGTTGAACACCACGACATGGCTTTCGCCGGGCAACGCCATGGGCTGTGCCCCGCCGGCAAGGTCGATGATCGACAGCCGGCGATGGCCAAGGCCGACCCCTGGCGCGGTCCACACCCCCGACCCGTCCGGCCCGCGATGCGCGATCGCGTCCGTCATCAGGGCGATGCGGGCGGGATCGATCGGCTTTGGCGTCTGGGGGTGGTACAGCCCGGCAATGCCGCACATCAGGGCGTGGCTCCGACGGCGCGGTCGGCCACCCGGTCAACCGGACCCATTGCGGCCAGGAAATCGCGGATGGCGCGGCGGCTGTCCTGATCGCCGCGTTCGGCGGAAATCAGGATGGCGACGGCGGCCTGTGGCCCGCCGAACAGCTTGGCACGCAGGGTCTGAAGCTTCACGGTGCGGGGGCTGGCGGTAACCATGTCGCCGACGCGATACCATGTCACCACTTCCCGCTCCACCCGGTTGGGACCGATCATGCGCAGAGCCGATCCACCCTCCACCGGGGGCAGATCCTCGATCCTTACCCAGACGTCGTTTTCGCGGATCGCCCCTTGTCCATGCGCGACCAGTTCATGCCCCTCGCGCTGCCCGGCATAGACGATGATGGACAGATCGACCGCGCGGCCGACCCCGTCGGTATAGCGGCCGAACAGGCGGTGGTCGGCGGTCGAAAAATTGGGCTCCCACGGCGCGATCCGGCTGGGCGCAGCGCGGGTCCAGCCCGGCACTTGGGGCAGGTCGATCCGCGCCGGTACAGGCTGTGTCCGGCGATCGGCAGCCCATCCGGCCGCAGCAGCCAGCACGGCCAGACCCATGACCGCGCCGGTGGCGGTCCAGCGGTCCATTGCCCGCGTCACGGGCGTCTGCAATAGGTCTGGATCGAACCACGGCGCGGCCGGGTCGCGGTCGAACCAGCGCCAGCCGATGGCGATCACCGCAATCATCACGACCGCGAAGAAGACAAAGCCATAGACGATGTGGTCGAACCCCGTCGCCGCCTCCACACTGGTCCACCAGGCGGCATAGATGGTGCCGAACGCGCGCACGCCATTGGCAAGGATCGGCACGGTCAGCGCCATGGCCATGAAGGCCGCGCGCCGCCGCCAGCGGACATAACAAACATTGGCGACCAGCGAGCCATAGGCCAGCATGGCGATCAGGAACTTGTTGCCCGAACACGCCTCTGCCACTTCGAAAAAGCCGTTGCTGGTGGTGATGAGGACGCCGTCGACGCTGGCCGGCACCTGAAACAGGTGGAGCAGCGCCATCACCATGTCCACCGTCACCGTTTGCAGCGGCGCTTCCATGAACTCGCCGAACGGCACGAGGAAGATCATGTAGGCGAGCGGAAAGATCAGGCCGCGGGCGACATTGGGGCCGAGCACCGCCAGCACGGCGGACTGAAGCATGGCGACCAGCGCGACATGGCGCACCAGGGCGACGCCCGCCGCCTCGCCCAGCATCCAGACGAATGCAGCGCCGGCCATCGGGATCAGCGCGGGCCACCAGCCGGCGGGGGCCACCCGAACCAGTTCGGCCCGGCGCTGCCACACCAGCCAGCCCAGGATCGGGGGCACGAACAGGCAATGGCCGAACGTCGTCGAGTTCCAGTAAATGCCGGCCAGATCGGCGACATCGCGGTGGAACAGGATCAGCAGCGATGCCCAGCACAGGGCAAGCGCGGCGGCATGGCGTCGCCACGCGGCCAGCCCGTCGTCAGCGACCGGCCGGGGCCATGCCAGCGTCATGCCGCATCCCTTGCCCGATCCGGGGCAAGGGACAACAGCGCATCGAGCGGGGCGAGCCGCGCGGCCCAGCCATAGCGGGCGATCACCTGTTCCCGCGCGCGCCGTCCAAGCAGGGCGGCGGCCGGATCGCCGATGAGTGCCGTCACCGCGCTGACGGTCGCATCGACGCCATCGGCAATGCGGATCGTGCCGCCATGATCGATGCCCTGTGCCGCCGCCGGGCTGACCACCACGGGCCGGGCCATGGCCATCGCCTCCAGCACCTTGTTCTGCACGCCGCGGGCGATGGCGAGCGGCGCGACGACGACCGATGCGGCAGCCAGCCAGCCGCGGGTGTCGGGCACCTCGCCCGTCACCTCGACACCGGGCAGATCGCCCAGCGCGCGCACCGTGTCGGTCGGCGCGCGGCCGACAATGGCAAAGCGGGTATCCGGCACCCGGCCCCGGATGGCGGGCATCACCGACCGGGCGAACCAGGACACCGCGTCGACATTGGGCCGGTAATCCATCTGGCCGGTAAAGACGACCAGCGGCCCGGCGCCGCCGACCGGCTGAACAGTAGCGGGATCGAACCGGACGGTGTCGATGCCGTTTTCGATCGCGTGGACGCGGCTTGCCCCGGTCCGCTGGCGGAACAGCGCGGCCTCTGCATCGCTGACGAACAGGCTGGCCTCGACACGGTCGGCGATCGCGGCCTCGAACGCCTGCATCATCCGCGCCTCACGCTGCATCATCCAGGCCATCGGCCCGCGCGCGGTGGCGGCGTAATCGCCGAACTTGGCCGAATCCATGTCGACAAAGTCCATGATGACGCGCGGTCCGCCCGAGGCGGGCAGATACTGGGCCATCTGGCCGGAATAGACGAAGATGGCGTCAATCGGCTCACGGCTCAGCACTGCATCGACCGCCGCACGCATCGCCGGATCGGCAAAGGCGGTCAGTGACACCGGCCGGCCGGTGGCCAGCGCCTCGGCCGCTGCACGGGCACGGCCCTTCGTCCTGGGCAGGATGCGGTGGCTGGCGACAAGGTCGTCGAGCGCCGCGCCATGCGCCAGATCGCGGGGATCGTCGGCAAACGCGATCAGATGCACCCGGT of the Sphingomonas sp. BGYR3 genome contains:
- the xrtA gene encoding exosortase A codes for the protein MTLAWPRPVADDGLAAWRRHAAALALCWASLLILFHRDVADLAGIYWNSTTFGHCLFVPPILGWLVWQRRAELVRVAPAGWWPALIPMAGAAFVWMLGEAAGVALVRHVALVAMLQSAVLAVLGPNVARGLIFPLAYMIFLVPFGEFMEAPLQTVTVDMVMALLHLFQVPASVDGVLITTSNGFFEVAEACSGNKFLIAMLAYGSLVANVCYVRWRRRAAFMAMALTVPILANGVRAFGTIYAAWWTSVEAATGFDHIVYGFVFFAVVMIAVIAIGWRWFDRDPAAPWFDPDLLQTPVTRAMDRWTATGAVMGLAVLAAAAGWAADRRTQPVPARIDLPQVPGWTRAAPSRIAPWEPNFSTADHRLFGRYTDGVGRAVDLSIIVYAGQREGHELVAHGQGAIRENDVWVRIEDLPPVEGGSALRMIGPNRVEREVVTWYRVGDMVTASPRTVKLQTLRAKLFGGPQAAVAILISAERGDQDSRRAIRDFLAAMGPVDRVADRAVGATP
- a CDS encoding TIGR03087 family PEP-CTERM/XrtA system glycosyltransferase, whose amino-acid sequence is MGDILFLAHRVPFPPDRGDKIRSYHQLVHLARSHRVHLIAFADDPRDLAHGAALDDLVASHRILPRTKGRARAAAEALATGRPVSLTAFADPAMRAAVDAVLSREPIDAIFVYSGQMAQYLPASGGPRVIMDFVDMDSAKFGDYAATARGPMAWMMQREARMMQAFEAAIADRVEASLFVSDAEAALFRQRTGASRVHAIENGIDTVRFDPATVQPVGGAGPLVVFTGQMDYRPNVDAVSWFARSVMPAIRGRVPDTRFAIVGRAPTDTVRALGDLPGVEVTGEVPDTRGWLAAASVVVAPLAIARGVQNKVLEAMAMARPVVVSPAAAQGIDHGGTIRIADGVDATVSAVTALIGDPAAALLGRRAREQVIARYGWAARLAPLDALLSLAPDRARDAA